The genomic stretch CGTCCACCGAGCAGGTCGTCGGCCGGGTACCGGTCGCGACCAGCCACGAGGTGGACCTGGCCGTCGCCGGAGCCCGCGCCGCCTTCGACTCCGGCCCGTGGCCGCGACTGTCCGTCGCGGAACGCGCCGAGTACCTGCGCCGCCTGGTCGATGCGCTCGATGCCCGGCGCGATCAGGTGCTGCGGCTGCAGACCGACGAGGTGGGCGCGACCCACAAGTTCACGGTCGAGAACTACAACGGCATCCGCCCGACGCTCGAGGCGATGATCCGCGACGCCGGGCAGGTCGTGTTCCGCGAGGTGCGGCAGGGCATGGTCGGCAAGGTCCTCGTGGTGCGCGAGCCGATCGGCGTGGTCGCGGGCATCACCCCGTGGAACTCACCAGTGATGATCGAGCTGCAGAAGATCATCCCGTCGCTGCTGATGGGCTGCCCGATCATCGTCAAGCCGGCCCCGGAGTGCCCGCTGTCCGCCTACCTGATCGGCGAGGCCGCCGTCGAGGCCCAACTGCCGAAAGGCGTGCTGAGCATCGTGAACGGCGGCGTCGAGATCGGCTCCTACCTGGTGAGCCACCCTGCGATCGACCACGTCACGTTCACCGGAAGCCCGAACGGTGGGCGGGCGATCGCAGCCGCCTGCGCGGAGAAACTGCGTGCGGTGACCCTCGAACTCGGCGGGAAGTCGGCCGCGGTCATCCTGCCCGGCACCGACATGACGCCGTACTTCCCGGCGCTGGTCGCCGGATCGCTGCGCAACTGCGGCCAGATCTGCGTCTCGACCAACCGGGTGCTGGTGCACGAGGCGGACCGCGACACCGTGGTCGCGGGACTGGTCGGATACCTGTCCTCGCTGAAGATCGGCGACCCGCACGACCCTGACACCGACTTCGGGCCGTTGGCCGCGGCGCGGCAGCGGACCGGCGTGGAGCGGTTCATCGAGTCCGGCAGGGCCGCGGGCGCCACGGTGGTGCTCGGCGGCGGGCGCCCGACGGATCAGCCGACGGGTTGGTACGTCGAGCCGACCGTGTTCGTCGACGTCGACAACAAGATGGACATCGCCCAGGAGGAGATCTTCGGCCCGGTGCTGTCGGTGATCACCTACGCCGACGAGCAGGAGGCCGTCGCGATCGCCAACGACAGCAGGTACGGCCTCGGCGGCGCGGTGTACGGCGACGACATCGCCGCCGCGGTGCGCGTCGCGAGCCGCATCGTCACCGGCACGGTCGCGATCAACGGCGCCCCGGCGGCCGGCGGCGGTGGCCCGTTCGCCGGCCGCAAGGAGTCCGGGCTCGGCGTCGAACGCTCCGTCGAGGGCCTGGAGTCGTTCCTGGAACTGAAGTCGATCACGTTGCCGCTCGGCGCGGAACCGCCGGCGGCGGACAACTGACCTAGCGTCAGCTGCGCGGGGCGCGGTCGATCATCACCGCGGCCATCTCCCGGGCCCGGCTCACGGTGACCAAGTCGGCCTCCATCTGCCAACCCACGACGACACCGTCGTAGAGCAGCGCGAGTTGGCCGACCAACTCCTCCGCGTCGGAGACACCGAGCCGCTCGACGTCGGCGCGGAAGCAGTCCCGGGTGAATTCCCGAGTCACCGCCGCGATCTCGCGCACCGTCGTGTCGGTCCGGGACTCGCCGGTCGCCGCCAGGAACGGGCAACCGTGATAGGTCGGATCGGCACAGGCCTCCGCGTACGAGTCGAAGACCGCCAGCAGGCGATCCCGGGGGTCGATGTGGCGGGCCTGGTGCCGCTCCACCCGGGCCTTACGCAGCTCGTGCCGCTGCAGCAGGTAGGCGCGGATGAGCTGGTCCTTGCCGCCGAAGGTGGAGTACAGGCTGGCCTTGGCGACCCCGGCGTGCTCGATCACCCGGTCGATGCCGACGGTGTTGATGCCCTCTGCGTAGAACAGCTCGTCGGCCGCCCGCAGCAGGCGATCCCGAGCGGTGCCCGAGCGGTGCGCCGGAGCGGTGGCGGTGGTCATGGAGTTGACTCTAACAGACAGGTCTGTCTACTATCAATGGACAGACAGACCTGTCTACTCAAGGGCACCAGACGAAGAGGACCTTCATGGCCACGATCGCCGCCCCGGGCACGATTTCCTTGATTGGGCTCGCCTTCACCCGCCGTCACCGCATGAGCGACCGCGCAGCGTTCGTGCTGCTCGCGTCACTGGCGTTCAGCTTCCTGGCCTCGGCCAGCGCCCCGACCCCGCTGTACGGCGTCTATCAGCGCGAGTGGCACTACTCGCCGACGACGACCACGTTGGTGTTCGCGGTCTACGCCGCCTCGGTGCTCGGCGCGCTCCTGACGGTCGGCCGGCTCTCCGACCACATCGGCCGGCGCCCGGTCCTGATGACCGCCCTCGGCATCCAGGCGGTAGCGCTCGCCCTGTTCCTGGGCGCCCACAGCGTCCCGGTGCTGATGGCGGCACGGTTCGTGCAGGGGATGTCCACCGGCGCTGCACTCGGCGCACTCGGTGCCGGACTGCTCGACCTGAGCAAGAAGCACGGCGCCACCGCCGGCGCGGTCGCGCCACTGCTGGGCACCGGCGTCGGCGCGGTGGTCGCCGGGGCGTTCGTGGAGTATCTGCCCGCCCCGCGGCAGACGATCTATGCGGTGTGGTTCGCAGTGTTCGCGGTGCAGGCCGTCGGCGTCGCCCTGGCACCGGAGACCGTGACCCGGGCCCCCGGTGCGCTGGCGTCGCTGCGGCCGCGGTTCGCACTGCCGCCGGCCGCCCGCGGGCCGCTGCGCGCCGCCGCCCCGGCAATGCTGGCGTCCTGGTCCATCGCAGGCTTCTACGCCTCACTCGGTCCGGCGTTGGTTCGCCGGATCACCGGGTCGGACAACCACGTCTTCGGCGGCGCCGCACTGTTCGTGCTGGCCGGCAGCGCGGCCCTCGCCGTCCTGGCACTGCGCTACGCCTCGCCGCAGCAGTTGATGCTCATCGGCGTCGTCGCGTTGTTCGCCGGCGTCGGCCTGACTCTGCTCGCCGGCGACGTGTCGGCGAACGGATTCTGGCTGGCCGCGGTCGTGGCGGGCGTCGGGTTCGGCGCGGCCTTCCAGGGCGCGCTGCGCTCGGTCGCGATGACGGTCGGCGCGCACGAGCGGGCCGGGGTGATCTCGGTCCTGTTCGTGGTCTCCTACGTCGGCTTCGGCGTCCCGGCGATCCTGGCCGGGATCGCGGTCTCCCACACCGGCGACATCATGGCCACCGCCCGGGAGTACGGCGTCGCGGTGATGGTGCTGTCCGCAGTCGCCCTGGTCGCCCTCAAGCGGACGATCCGGACCTCCCCGGCGGCACTCCCGATCCCGGTCCAGGCGACCGCCGCCGACCGCCGAGCCGCGGTCGCGGGCGTAGCCGAACGGCCCGCACAGCACGCGATCTGACGGATCGTCAGCACGGATCGGACGCGGCGACGCCGCGAGCGGTACTCCCGCTCGCGGCGTCGCGCTTCCCCCGGTTTCCCCCGCGGTGGAACTCAGCCCTTGAAGCCGGCCCCACCGGTACCAACAGCCGCACCGTCGGCGGCGTCATGGTTGTTCCCCCCACCGGTGGCGGCAACCGGGCCCTCGATCGCGCCGGCCGGGCCCCCGGCCCCGCCCGCGGTGAAGCCGCGTCCGCCACCACCGCCGCCTACCCCGGAGCCGCCACCGGCCGTCTCGTTGTTCCCGCCACCGATTGCCGTGACGGTCCCGCTACCGCTGTGGGTCTCGCTGCCGCCGGAGCCACCCTCGCCACCGGTGCCGCCGAAGCCGCCGCCGCCACCGCCGATGCCCGCACCGCCGCCACCGCTGTTGTCGCTGCCGCCACCGACAGCCGTCAGCGTGCCCGTACCGACAACGGTGGCCGTGCCCGCGTAGCCGCCGGCCCCACCGGGGGCGTTCTTGCCTGCGGCCGCCCCGCCGCCCCCACCGCCGATCCCGGCGCCACCGCCACCGCCGTAGCCGTTCCCGGCCCCGCCGGCGATGACCGTGCCGGAGTCGTCGGTGGTGATGCCGCCGGAGCCGCCGCGACCACCGCTACCGGCCGCGCCACCGCCACCCCCGATCCCGGCGCCCCCGCCGCCGAAGGAACTACCGGTGCCGCCGGTGGCCCGGACCTGCGCGCCGCGGACGTGCACGTTGCCGGCCGACGCGGTCGCGTCGCCGCCGATCCCGGCGCCCCCGCCGTCCTGGGCGCCGGCGATCAATTCGCCGCCACCCACCCCGTCCGAGACCACCAGGGTCGTCCCGGTCGGGACCGCGATCGCGGCGTCGCCCGCCGGAGCCTGGCTGACCGCGAGGTGGTGGCCGTGCAGGTCGATCCCGACAGTGGCGCCGGCCGGCACGGACATTCGTCCGTGGCTCGAGTCGTCCGCGATGTCAGCGCCCAACGTGATGGTGCGGTTGCCGCCGGCGTCGAAGCAGTCGACCAGGGCCGCCCAGGTGGACACCGGGGTGTTCGAAGCGCACCCTGCGGCCGCCGTCGGTGCGGCCTTGGCCCCCGGCACCACGACCGCCGGGGTGGCGCCGCTCGGGGTCACGCTCGAAGCCGCCGGTCCGGCCTGGCCGGGAGGTCCGGCGGGCCCTGTCGGCCCCGCCGGCCCCGCCGGACCCGGCCCGGCCTGGGCCTCGGCGCACGCCATCGCGAACAGCAGCGGGCACTGCTCGGCCGACGCACGCGCCGTCGCCGCCCCGGCCGGACCGGCCGCCGTCATCCCGACCGACACCAGCGCGCCGGCCGCGAGGCAGGCGGCGGCCAGGCGGGTGCGTTTGTGGTTTTTCAGTCGACCGGACACGTTTCCCCCAGAATTGCGAGACAAGTGCCGACGCGGCACTCGCGTCGCACCGGATGTCTGTTGGCCCGCGGCGCGTAGTCCAAACTCCGGCGCCGTCTGATTCACCCGGATGGCCCAACGCTTCGTGTGCCGCTCACGGGGCGGCTGCGCAGAGATCATCTCCGCAGCCGCGTCAGTTCACTCGGACAACTGACTTAGCGTCAGATCACTGGTGCCCGTAGGGTGGCCGGATGAGCCCCAAGATCGCCACGAACACGTCCGTCGATCGAGCCGGCCTGCTGGAGTTCGTGACCGGGCGCCATCACATGCTCCTGACCACCCGCCGAGCCTCCGGCGGGATCCAGCAGTCGCCGGTCACCGCCGGGGTCGACGCCGCCGGTCGGGTGGTGATCGCCAGCTATCCGGAACGGGCCAAGGTGCACAATCTCCGGGCGGATCCTGCGGTAAGCCTGCTGGTCCTGTCCGACGAGTGGGACGGGCCCTGGGTACAGGTCGACGGCACCGCGCAGGTGCTCGACCTGCCCGAGGCGCTGGAGCCGTTGGTCGACTACTTCCGGGCGATCGCCGGCGAGCACTCCGACTGGGACGACTACCGCGCGGCCATGCAGCGCCAAGGCAAATGCCTGATCCGCATCACGCCGCAGCGCTGGGGCCCGATCGCGACAGGCGGCTTCCCAGCGCGTCCGGCCTGAGGCGGACCCGGCGCCCGGTCAGCGCTTGACGGTGACCGGCGAGACGCTCCAGATGTCCTCGCAGTACTCCGCGATCGCGCGGTCGGAGGAGAACTTCCCGCTGCGGGCGGTGTTCAGGATCGACATGCGCGACCACCGCGCGGTGTCCTGCCAGACGACGCTCACCCGGTCCTGACACTCGATGAACGCCGCGTAGTCGGCCAGCACCAGGAACGGGTCGTCGAAACGCAGGTTGTCGACGACCGGCCGGAACAGGTCGGCGTCGCCGCAAGAGAACGTCCCGTCGGTAAGCATTTCCAGCACCGCGGCAAGCTGCGGGTCGGCCGCGATCCGGTCGGCGGGGCGGTAGCCCTCGCGCTTGAGTTGCTCGATCTCCTCGACCGTCAGACCGAACAGGAAGAAGTTCTCGGCGCCGGCTTCCTCGCGGATCTCGACGTTCGCGCCGTCGAGCGTGCCGATGGTCAGCGCACCGTTGAGCATGAACTTCATGTTGCCGGTGCCGGAGGCTTCCTTGCCCGCCGTGGAGATCTGCTCGGACAGATCCGCGGCCGGGTAGATGAGTTCGGCGCTGCGCACGTTGAAGTTCGGGACGAAGGCGACCTGGAGGAACCGGTTCACCTCGGGATCGTTGTTGACGACCTCGCCGACGGCATTGATCAGCTTGATGATCCGCTTCGCCATGAAATAACCGGGCGCCGCCTTGCCGCCGAACACGAACGCCCGCGAGGTGATGGCCAGACCCGGATTCTGCTTGAGGCGTTGGTACTCGGTCAGGATGTGCAGCACGTTGAGGTGCTGACGCTTGTACTCGTGGATCCGCTTGACCTGGATGTCGAACAGCCAGTCCGGGTTCAGCTCCAGATCGGTGGTGTCCTGCACGTACTCCGCGAGCCGGACCTTGTTGGCCCGCTTGACGTCGCGCCATTCCTGCTGGAACTTCGGGTCGTCGGCGAATTCCTCCAGTCCACGCAGGCGCTCGAGGTCACGTAGCCAGCCGGCACCGATCGTGCGGTCCA from Sporichthyaceae bacterium encodes the following:
- a CDS encoding MFS transporter; amino-acid sequence: MSDRAAFVLLASLAFSFLASASAPTPLYGVYQREWHYSPTTTTLVFAVYAASVLGALLTVGRLSDHIGRRPVLMTALGIQAVALALFLGAHSVPVLMAARFVQGMSTGAALGALGAGLLDLSKKHGATAGAVAPLLGTGVGAVVAGAFVEYLPAPRQTIYAVWFAVFAVQAVGVALAPETVTRAPGALASLRPRFALPPAARGPLRAAAPAMLASWSIAGFYASLGPALVRRITGSDNHVFGGAALFVLAGSAALAVLALRYASPQQLMLIGVVALFAGVGLTLLAGDVSANGFWLAAVVAGVGFGAAFQGALRSVAMTVGAHERAGVISVLFVVSYVGFGVPAILAGIAVSHTGDIMATAREYGVAVMVLSAVALVALKRTIRTSPAALPIPVQATAADRRAAVAGVAERPAQHAI
- a CDS encoding aldehyde dehydrogenase, which encodes MSVNKRVDNARIDGKAANMFVRSDHFIAGVWVPASGPDFLDVISPSTEQVVGRVPVATSHEVDLAVAGARAAFDSGPWPRLSVAERAEYLRRLVDALDARRDQVLRLQTDEVGATHKFTVENYNGIRPTLEAMIRDAGQVVFREVRQGMVGKVLVVREPIGVVAGITPWNSPVMIELQKIIPSLLMGCPIIVKPAPECPLSAYLIGEAAVEAQLPKGVLSIVNGGVEIGSYLVSHPAIDHVTFTGSPNGGRAIAAACAEKLRAVTLELGGKSAAVILPGTDMTPYFPALVAGSLRNCGQICVSTNRVLVHEADRDTVVAGLVGYLSSLKIGDPHDPDTDFGPLAAARQRTGVERFIESGRAAGATVVLGGGRPTDQPTGWYVEPTVFVDVDNKMDIAQEEIFGPVLSVITYADEQEAVAIANDSRYGLGGAVYGDDIAAAVRVASRIVTGTVAINGAPAAGGGGPFAGRKESGLGVERSVEGLESFLELKSITLPLGAEPPAADN
- a CDS encoding PPOX class F420-dependent oxidoreductase, whose amino-acid sequence is MSPKIATNTSVDRAGLLEFVTGRHHMLLTTRRASGGIQQSPVTAGVDAAGRVVIASYPERAKVHNLRADPAVSLLVLSDEWDGPWVQVDGTAQVLDLPEALEPLVDYFRAIAGEHSDWDDYRAAMQRQGKCLIRITPQRWGPIATGGFPARPA
- a CDS encoding TetR/AcrR family transcriptional regulator, whose product is MTTATAPAHRSGTARDRLLRAADELFYAEGINTVGIDRVIEHAGVAKASLYSTFGGKDQLIRAYLLQRHELRKARVERHQARHIDPRDRLLAVFDSYAEACADPTYHGCPFLAATGESRTDTTVREIAAVTREFTRDCFRADVERLGVSDAEELVGQLALLYDGVVVGWQMEADLVTVSRAREMAAVMIDRAPRS